The nucleotide window TGAGTTGGAATCCTGTTAGAAGAGGGTCTGTCTGAGAAAGCTTCAGCAACCAGAGAGATTAGCCAAGACCTCAGAGAGCTGAGAGAGGCCTGCGGAGCTTCCTTTGGGATATTTAAGGATATCGTCCAAATGTCCCCTCCCCAAATAGCACAGAGGAACCATGCAGGTGAGACTGGAGATTCTCTGAAGGCAGATTTCGAGCACTGTGCTTCTACACAGTGAGTAAGCAATGAATTTGCTGAGCCAATAAAGAAATGGGTGACTTCAGACCAGACACAAGGAAGCTCTGTGACTGTCAGAGTGGTGAGGCCCCAGAGGGAAGGCTAGGGGGAGCACGAGGCATGGCCCCTCTCCACTGGATGCTTTTCTGTCATGAGCCAGAGTCTGGAGACAGAAAAACCTTGGTTCCAGGCCTGGCTTTGTCATCTGCTAGCTGGATGACCTTGAgcagttgcttaacctctctaaCCATCATCTTTCTCATCTCTAATATGTGGATAATTACATTAGATTGAGCCATATAATATTGCCAATAGCCAGccatttggggggcttcccaggtggctctagtggtaaagaacctgcctgccaatactgaaaccataagaaacatgggttccatccctgtatcaggaagattccctggaggagagcatggtaacccagtccagcattcttgcctggagactcccatggacagaggaacctggcaggctacagtccatagggtcgcaaatagtcggacattactgaagtgacttggcacagccaCTTTTTACTTATTGCATGCTCCATGTTTCAGTCTTCTAATACCCAGTGCTTTGGCTGCTGTGAGGCATGTAAGCAAAGCCCCGAGGCAACCCTGCCATGTGGTAAGTGCTCAGGAGACAGAGCAGGGGGTTTTGgaggtggtggggatgggggataGGGAGGCAAAAAGGTGGGCTGGGAGGGAAGTGCTCTAATCAGCCATCTGTCCTTGACTCAGAGAGGAGTTTAGACAAGTGGTCCCTGCTTAGGATTCTAGGATGCCTGACTTCCAGGTGGTTCACAGGACATTGCCCACTGGTCCACTCACCCCAATGGTCACCCGGGCAGGATAGGCGGGGACATGAACCCACGTGATCTTTAGCGTCCACCTGGCTTTGTAGTTTCCggtttttgttaacattttaattgaAGACTCCACCTTCTGCACTAGTGTGTTGTAGTCATCATAGAGAGTCTCATATTCCTAGGAAAAGAAGGCagatatggaaaaggaaataaggaTCCCATCTCAATACTCCTGAGGGACCCCCATTTTCTTCTCACTTTAGTCCACCCATATGTTCCATCCTTCCCACTCCCAGGCTTATGTTTTCAGTTAATGACCTGAAGATCAATCTGCAGGGAAACATGGGGTGTTATGAAGTGGATAGTCAAGACCCAGAAACCCAAGTCTTCTAACTTGAACTTGTGCATCTCTTAGCATAAACTGGCTCTGATGGTGCAACCACCTGCATCCATTTGTACTTCTCTGGGtccaacaagaggctctttaagacATGTGTGTGCTTCTCCACCTTTGGACCTTCTACAGCGTCTTGTCCATGGCCAGGGCACGATCAGTATTTGCTGCAGTAGCTTTCACTACACTGAGAGCTCTCTCTGAGTGGAATCATTAACCCAACCCAGGAGCACACGCAGGGGCCGTGCTTGACTCGGCCTTATTAGGAGGAAGCCCCTGCAACCTCATTCTAAAATCCAACAGCGGATGGCCAACCCACACCCACCACTGCAGTCTTCCCATGGCTGCGTCCTAATCTGTTTCCTCCCCACCCTCATATAAGCTTCAGTTCCCACCCACTGACAGGAGGGTTCTGACAGCAAGAGCACTTGCAAGGCCCTCCGCACAGGCCTTTGTCTCTCCTTGCTGGCTGCTGGAGAACTCTGTGTGCTGAGCTTTGAAAGGCCCACCTGGTAAAATATGGTTCCCCGGCTGCTGGAGAAATCAGCATCATCCCAGAATGGAGCCACCATGGCCACAGAGTCCCAGTCTGAAAAGCCTCTAAGGGGAGGGTTGGGGTAGGAGAAAATCTCGTAGTCTGACTTCGGGAAAATGATTTGGCCATTATCTGTGAACTGAGCACAAAGGTTCCTCCGGTTAGCATTCAGGGAGGGAGCATCCCAGACTTGGGCCAGCTCCTGGGATTCGTGAGGGTGGAACTTGGAGATGTCAACAACCCCTGGAAATGGATGGTCTCATCCATCTCCCTGCCTGCTGGGAGAGCCCGGGTACATAGTTTTCCCAGAAAAACTTCATTCATAGGCCAGTCCTCTCATCTTAAGAGCTTCCTAAGGTGGTAGGTTTTGTCCTGCTTCAGTGGCAGACCCATCCATAAACCAGCCCACCAAAGAGCAGAGGCCTCTGGGTAAATCCCCTTGGCCCCCACCCCTGAAGCTTGTGCCATATCAGTTAGAGCTGAAAGAATTTATACTCTCACTCCATCACTGTGTGGCTCTCTCAGTGTGTCCTGGCTCAGCCCCCTCGTCGAGGGCCAAAACTGCCCTTCAGCCCTCTTCTATGAGACATGAAGTACTTGGACCAAGGAACCAggaaaataattacagaaaatttGAACAGCATCAGTCGAGTTTCCCCAAGTAGGGCTtcctactcaaaaaaaaaaaaagggcgggggtggggagccaCAAAAACTGTGGAGAGATTACTGGGCCCTAGGACCTCTCTACTCAGGTGACAACACTCTgtccacatatgtgtgtgtggcaggggcaCGGGGCAGGGTATAGCCTCACTCCTTGTTTTCCTCAGCTGGTGCCTTGTCATTAAAGACAGTGTATGTAAACAGAGCCAGCGGCAGAGACATAGGAGGGTCCTGACAAGCCTCATAGTCATAGCTGCTCATGGGCACAGGGCCATCTTTGAGCCCTGGAGGGGAAGCAGGGCCTGGGGAATGCAGGTCGTGAGTCCTGTCCTTTGGGTTGCAGTTGGGGACTCACGTAGAGGGAATCCCAGAGCAAGGAGCCAAGGGGGAAGCCGATCTGGGGCTTGAAGAGTGGTGAGGTGAAGTCCACGGTCCTCCTGACAAACTCCCGGTCTCCAGCACTTGGCCCGTAGGGGAAGAGGAGAACACCTGGGCCGGTACAAAGAGGAGCAGGAAGTTCTCAAGGGCCCCAAAGTCATTAAGGCTGGTAGGGCATTtcacctccaagaagccttccctgatgaccccatggactgtagcctgccaggctcctctgtccatgggatttttccgggcaagaaccttagagtgggttgccatttcctactctaggagatgtccccgactcagggattgaaccagagtctcttgcatctcctgcattggcaggcagattctttaccactgagccacctgggaagccctacactgCTCTCCTGGCCTCCTGCAAATTTCTTCCTGACCCCAGCTGTGATGGCATCTACACGATCTGTTATCTACAAGATTCCCTCACACATCAGCCTTGCTTCTCGGCACTTTTCACCTTATTTCTGGTAACCCCAAATTCTTTGGGGACCTCCTCCCCAGGTGACACCAGGACTGCTTTTCCTGTCCATACCTTTATTCCAGATGTTTAGGCCCTCCTGCCTGCATGGGGCACTTCCTCTCCCCAGTTCCTATTTACTCTTTCCAGGAAGCCTCCTCTTCACCTTGAATCCACCCCTGACATTTCCTCAGGGCCTTCCAATAAGTGCACCTAATATCCTGGGTTTGTTCCTCTAATGGCATCTACTGAGGCAGAAGATATGTCTCTCTCTAAACAGCCCCTTGGTCATTTCTGTATTTCCAGCTCCTAGCCCAGCACCATGTGCAAAGCCAGCCCTCAGCACCCAACTCATGCTCTTGCATTGTCCCCTGTAGGGCTCTTCTGATTTGAAACAACATAGTCTGTGAGCAAGCAGGATGAGACTAAACACTCAGTTACCCATCCCTATCAAGGGGATAGGGAGAGCAGCTGGACTTCCCATGACCCTGATGGAGCAGTGGAGAGATCCACAGAAGCCCCAACAACTCACAAGGGCTGTCATTGGTAGATACAATCCAGCTGCCACAACTACCTCCACGTCTAGCTCCATCCTCTCCCTCCCAGGGCGGAGAGGCTCTAGCTCCATGGAATCACTTGCCTTTCCCAGGGTTAACAGGGACTGATGCAGCTGTGGAGTGGGTACCTGTAGAAGTCCCAGGAGTGGAGGTGGTAAGGGTCTGGGAGGTTGTTGAGGGTAGTGATGCTGTGCTTCCCCCATGGTCTGCCCTCTGTGAGGTTGTGATTTTTCCTGGGCAGGcaaggaaagaagactggagtgggtctGACAGTCAGAGAGTAGTAGAATTTAAGAGAGTCACAGACTTTAGGAGCTGGGAGAGACAGCTAGAAACCTGTGTTCTGgtcatccccaaaccaccccctGCAGAAAAGCAGTTATCTCCTGGGGTAGAGTGGATGGTGAGCCTGTGACCCACCATACCTGCCACTGACTTCATCTTCTCATGGACCTGACTTCCAGCTGGGAGTGCTAGCTCACGTCCTTTCTCAGGCACTCCTGTGAGCTGAATTGAGCTAACTGGGCTACTGTAAGAGACCAAGACCCCAGAGTCCCCCTACCTGATGTCTCAGCCTTCATGGTGGAGCCTGTGACTGTTGGAGAAGTGCTGGTAACAGACAGGGGAGTGGGGTGACTTGTGAATCGGGTGGTGGAGCTCCAGGTGACTGCAGGGCCAGGGGCTGATTGAGAGAATAAAGAATTAGTGGTGCTTGTTATGGAAAGTGAGGTGCCAACTGAGGTTCCCAGGGCGGTGTTGTGGTGGGTTGGTGCTGTCCACAGTCCTGTGATAGTGGAGGTGGACTGAGTTGTGTGACTGTCCCTGGAGGGTGCTGGGGTGAAGGTTGTCACTTCATCTGTGGTGGATGTAACCTGAAGAACACTTTTGGAGGTTGAGTGTCCACTTGGTTTGAATGAAGTTGCAGATGAGGCTATTTTGATTGTGCTCATCATGGGGGAGAATAAATTCATTTTTGGGGTTCTTGTGTGGTCTGTATGCCTTGTGTGGAAACTATTTGAGAAATAGCTGATGCTTCTCGAGGAGAGATGCTGGTAGACAGTGGGGTTGACTGCCTTGTTGGGACTATTACAGTTTGGATGAAGGAGATACAGACATGACTATTTTGAAGGTTTGAGTCATACTGGAGCTCGTGCTGCTGATAAGAATACCCGCAGTGGTCTCTGTCCCTGGTGTCCAGTGAGTCTGGGAAAATGCTAACTGAGATATTCTCAGATAGCAGTATGTGGTTAGTTCTTCCTGTTTTCTACTGTTGAGACTTTAGATGTAACTCAAGAAATACTAGCAGGGGAGGTGGATGCTCTTTCTGTGATCAATGTACTGGCAACCACTGGTGTTGACAATGGTTCTTTTTCTGACTGAGTTGTGTGGCTGTCACTGAAGGATACAGAAGTGAGTGTTATTGTTTTATCTGGAGTAAATATCTCATGAGAAACATCTGTAGAGATTGAACTTTTAGTATAGGGCCATCCTGTGGTCTTTGTGTCTTTGCTTTAGTGAGGATGGAAAACCATAGATGTCTGTGGAGTTGAAGAACTGGTGGAAAGGAGTAGATTGTACTGATGACTGCCATGGTGTAGAAGCTTTAGGAGTGAATGGAGAagaacttccagttacaaaaggGGATTTGTCTATTGTGTTTCTTATAGTGTTGTCTGTTGACctttttgttctaatatttttgATGTTACTGTAGGTGTATGCCTCACATCGGGTGGGAATGAAGTGGTTGTTGTACCTGAAGGAGATGTCCTCTGGGAAGTGCCTTCTGTAGATTTGAGTGCACGTGTCGATGATGAGACAGTTGATGTTCTCACAgctgtgatggtggtggtttgtgTTCCCCTGGTGGTTTTCATGTTCGGAGTCTGGTGGTTCTGAGAAGATGCTGATGTTTTCCCAGTAGAAGTGGTGGAAGGGGGTAAGGTTGATTGTTTCTCTGGTCCAGTTGTCACTGACACTGGATGGATGTGTCTCGGTAGAGTTGGTGATGTGTTCCTCGGGTTTCCTACAGTGATGTCTGCTGAGGTTTTTGTTCTCCATATTTTTGATGTTACTGTAGGTGTATGCCTCACATCGGGTGGGAATGAAGTGGTTGTTGTACCTGAAGGAGATGTCCTCTGGGAAGTGCCTTCTGTAGATCTGTGTGCACGTGTCGATGATGAGAGAGTTGATGTTCTCACAGCTGTGATAGTGGTGGTTTGTGTTCCTCTGGTGGTTTTCATGTTCGGAGTCTGGTGGTTCTGAGAAGATGCTGATGTTTTCCCAGTAGAAGTGGTGGAAGGGGGTAAGGTTGATTGTTTCTCTGGTCCAGTTGTCACTGACACTGGATGGATATGTCTCGGTAGAGTTGGTGATGTGTTCCTTGGGTTTCCTACAGTGGTGTCTGCTGAGGACTTTGTTCTCCATATTTTTGATGTTACTATAGGTGTATACCTCATATGGGGTGGGAATGAAGTGGTTATTGTATCTGAAGGAGATGTCCTCTGGGAAATGCCTTCTGTAGATTTGCGTGCATGTGTCGATGATGAGAGAGTTGATGTTCTCACAgctgtgatggtggtggtttgtgTTCCCCTGGTGGTTTTCATGCTCGGAGTCTGGTGGTTCTGAGGAGACATTGATGTTTTCCCAGCCGAAGTGGTGAAAGAGGGTAAGATTGATTGTTTCTCTGGTCCAGTTGTCATTGACACTGTGGAGACTGGATGGATGTGTCTCGGTAGAGTTGGTGATGTGTTCCTCGGGTTTCCTACAGTGATGTCTGCTGAGGTTTTTGTTCTCCATATTTTTGATGTTACTGTAGGTGTATGCCTCACATCGGGTGGGAATGAAGTGGTTGTTGTACCTGAAGGAGACGTCCTCTGGGAAGTGTCTTCTGTAGATTTGAGTGCACGTGTCGATGATGAGAGAGTTGATGTTCTCACAgctgtgatggtggtggtttgtgTTCCTCTGGTGGTTTTCATGTTCGGAGTCTGGTGGTTCTGAGAAGATGCTGATGTTTTCCCAGTAGAAGTGGTGGAAGGGGGTAAGGTTGATTGTTTCTCTGGTCCAGTTGTCACTGACACTGGATGGATATGTCTCGGTAGAGTTGGTGATGTGTTCCTTGGGTTTCCTACAGTGGTGTCTGCTGAGGACTTTGTTCTCCATATTTTTGATGTTACCATAGGTGTATACCTCATATGGGGTGGGAATGAAGTGGTTATTGTATCTGAAGGAGATGTCCTCTGGGAAATGCCTTCTGTAGATTTGCGTGCATGTGTCGATGATGAGAGAGTTGATGTTCTCACAgctgtgatggtggtggtttgtgTTCCCCTGGTGGTTTTCATGCTCGGAGTCTGGTGGTTCTGAGGAGACATTGATGTTTTCCCAGCCGAAGTGGTGAAAGAGGGTAAGATTGATTGTTTCTCTGGTCCAGTTGTCATTGACACTGTGGAGACTGGATGGATGTGTCTCGGTAGAGTTGGTGATGTGTTCCTCGGGTTTCCTACAGTGATGTCTGCTGAGGTTTTTGTTCTCCATATTTTTGATGTTACTGTAGGTGTATGCCTCACATAGGGTGGGAATGAAGTGGTTGTTGTACCTGAAGGAGATGTCCTCTGGGAAGTGTCTTCTGTAGATTTGAGTGCACGTGTCGATGATGAGAGAGTTGATGTTCTCACAgctgtgatggtggtggtttgtgTTCCTCTGGTGGTTTTCATGCTCGGAGTCTGGTGGTTCTGAGAAGATGCTGATGTTTTCCCAGTAGAAGTGGTGGAAGGGGGTAAGGTTGATTGTTTCTCTGGTCCAGTTGTCACTGACACTGGATGGATATGTCTCGGTAGAGTTGGTGATGTGTTCCTTGGGTTTCCTACAGTGGTGTCTGCTGAGGACTTTGTTCTCCATATTTTTGATGTTACCGTAGGTGTATACCTCATATGGGGTGGGAATGAAGTGGTTATTGTACCTGAAGGAGCTGTCCTCTGGGAAGTGCCTTCTGTAGATCTGTGTGCACGTGTCGATGATGAGACAGTTGATGTTCTCACAGCTGTGATGGTGGTCGTTTGTGTTCCCCTGGTGGTTTTCATGCTCGGAGTCTGGTGGTTCTGAGGAGACATTGATGTTTTCCCAGCCGAAGTGGTGAAAGAGGGTAAGATTGATTGTTTCTCTGGTCCAGTTGTCATTGACACTGTGGAGACTGGATGGATGTGTCTCGGTAGAGTTGGTGATGTGTTCCTCGGGTTTCCTACAGTGATGTCTGCTGAGGTTTTTGTTCTCCATATTTTTGATGTTACTGTAGGTGTATGCCTCACATAGGGTGGGAATGAAGTGGTTGTTGTACCTGAAGGAGATGTCCTCTGGGAAGTGCCTTCTGTAGATTTGAGTGCACGTGTCGATGATGAGAGAGTTGATGTTCTCACAACTGTGATAGTGGTGGTTTGTGTTCCTCTGGTGGTTTTCATGTTCGGAGTCTGGTGGTTCTGAGAAGATGCTGATGTTTTCCCAGTAGAAGTGGTGGAAGGGGGTAAGGTTGATTGTTTCTCTGGTCCAGTTGTCACTGACACTGGATGGATATGTCTCGGTAGAGTTGGTGATGTGTTCCTTGGGTTTCCTACAGTGGTGTCTGCTGAGGACTTTGTTCTCCATATTTTTGATGTTACCGTAGGTGTATACCTCATATGGGGTGGGAATGAAGTGGTTATTGTACCTGAAGGAGATGTCCTCTGGGAAGTGCCTTCTGTAGATTTGAGTGCACGTGTCGATGATGAGAGAGTTGATGTTCTCACAACTGTGATAGTGGTGGTTTGTGTTCCTCTGGTGGTTTTCATGTTCGGAGTCTGGTGGTTCTGAGAAGATGCTGATGTTTTCCCAGTAGAAGTGGTGGAAGGGGGTAAGGTTGATTGTTTCTCTGGTCCAGTTGTCACTGACACTGGATGGATATGTCTCGGTAGAGTTGGTGATGTGTTCCTCGGGTTTCCTACAGTGATGTCTGCTGAGGTTTTTGTTCTCCATATTTTTGATGTTACTGTAGGTGTATGCCTCACATAGGGTGGGAATGAAGTGGTTGTTGTACCTGAAGGGGATGTCCTCTGGGAAGTGTCTTCTGTAGATTTGAGTGCACGTGTCGATGACGAGAGAGTTGATGTTCTCACAgctgtgatggtggtggtttgtgTTCCTCTGGTGGTTTTCATGCTCGGAGTCTGGTGGTTCTGAGAAGATGCTGATGTCATTGGAGATGTATTGCTTACATTTGATGGGGAGAATGTTCTGTCTGTTGAGGTTGGTGCTGTCAACATTTTTGATTTTGTTACAAGCATGTGACTCACACCAGATGAGACTGAAGAGATTGTTTTGCCTGAAAGGAATGTCTCATGGGTAGTTTTCAATTGTGTTGCATGTCCACTTGAAGAGGATGAAGGTAATGACTGCCTCACttctgtgatggtggtggtttgggATTCTTCCATGGTCTTTCTGAGCTCAGCCTGATAGTTTTGAGAAGATGCTGATGTATCCCGAGTAGTGGAACTGGAAGAAAATGCCTTTGATTGTCTCTTTCCTCCAGCTGCTATTGAGACTGCTGAGGTGACTGGATCAAAATTGCTAGTAACAGAGGGTGATATTTCCTTTGCTTGACCTACAGTGATGTTGGCTGAGGTTGTTCCTGTCATCAGTTCTGATGATGTGGGAGGTGTGTGGCTGATGCTGGAAGGGGACAGGTCCTCAGTAACACTGCTTGTCAGACAGTGTCTGCTTGTCAACGATGCCCCCTGGGTTTGGGCAGTGCCTGTAAATATAAGATACAAGGACTCATGAGACAAGAGAGTTTCCTTCTGTGAGGTTGGAGTTTATAACACAATTATTTTTCACATGTAGCACTCTATATCACAGTGCTTCATAATGAATGGCTGCAGAATTAATTATTAAACCATGtctaagatttcttttcttgtgctccaaaatcacagattttattttcttgggatccaaaattaTTGGcagcagtgactgcagccatgaaattaaaagactcttgcttcttagaaggaaagctatgacaaacctagacaatatattaaaaagcagagatatcgcTTTGCAGACAAAGggccatagagtcaaagctatggtccttccagtagtcatatatggatgtgagagttggtccataaagaatgctgagtgacaaagaactgatgttctcgaattgtggtgttggagaagactcttaagactcccttggactgcaaggagatcaaaccagtcagtcctaaaggaaatcaatcctgaatactcattagaagtaCCATTGCTGAAGCTGGGGCTCCAaaattttggtcacctgatgaaaagaggtgactcattagaaaagacttggATATGGGGAAGTTTGAGGGCaggggagaaggaggcaacaaaggatgagatggttggatggcatcgccgactcaatggatatgagtttgagcaaacttcgggagataatgaaggacagggaggcctggtggactgcagtccacaaggtcataaagagtttgacatgatttagcaactaaacaacaaacaacaagatTTCTACCAATACTGTGCCACCTAGtcataaataatactgcaatgaatgtCTTTGTGCTAACATTTTCTCCATTATCGTAAATTTTCTGGGTTTGCTCATTGAAATTGGCTCAATACACTCCTACTTTCTCCATATAAGGCTTATATGGAAGCCAAGCTACATGAGCTTCCATCCTAGAAcagtgttttaattaaaatacacacactgtTTATTCAAtcacaaaatttcaaaattttgcatATCTTATACAAATATTGTTCAAACATGATAAAGGAAATGAGTAGCCTTCTGTATTTTTCAtagcctctttttcttttccttaacctAGTGTTCATCTCTCAGTTTTCCTTCCCACCTGTCTCCTAATCCCATCTCTAAAAAGTTTTCACTCCCCGCCTCCACCCCGACCCCCAGCGACAATCTTaagatcttttctttctctctcgttgttgttgtttagttgctaagtcatgtccagctctttgggatccctttgacagtagcctgccaggatcctccatccatgggatttcctaggcaagaatactggagtgggttgtcatttccttctcctggatatcttcccaactcaggaatcgaacccatgtctcctgcattggcaggaggattctttgccattgagccaccagggaagcctttctctCTTGTATCTCATCTCAAACACCTAAGTATTTTGCTGACCCATAAGGACCTTCttcaaaaagcaagaaaagggaaataatatGAACTTGTGTATTTGAATACCTGACATGACTAGATATATGTACTGCTGACAGTACATGTCAATTACTTGTACTGTCTCACATGACTTTGTTTATCAGTATAAAGCATttgggaagccaccagggaagcccaagaatactggagtgggtagcctatcccttctccagaggatcgtcctgacccaggaatcgaatcagggtctcctgcattgcaggcggattctttaccaactgagctaccagggaagcccaaaccattTGGGAGTGCACCTAATAATACAAGAGAATTTATGAGGACTCAAGTGTATAAGTGACTCCCTCTTctctggaataatttttttttggggggaggactctcttatattcagatatatattttttatttcattttactgtcATCTTTTTGGGTGGTCCCTCTACCTACAATCCAGAactttgcctatttttatttttaactgggagTAATatgaagtcaggaagcaacagttagaactggacatgaaacaacagactggttccaaataggaaaaggagtatgtcaaggctgtatattgtcaccctgcttatttaacttctatgcagagtacatcatgagaaacgctgggctggaagaagcacaagctggaatcaagattgcctggagaaatatcaataacctcagatatgcagatgacaccacccttatggcaggaagtgaagaggaactaaaaagcctcttgatgaaagtgaaagaggagagtgaaaacgttggcttacagctcaacattcagaaaacaaagatcatggtcccatcacttcatgggaaatagatggggaaacagtggaaacagtgtcaaactattttttgggg belongs to Bubalus bubalis isolate 160015118507 breed Murrah chromosome 1, NDDB_SH_1, whole genome shotgun sequence and includes:
- the LOC123333673 gene encoding uncharacterized protein LOC123333673 is translated as MENKNLSRHHCRKPEEHITNSTETYPSSVSDNWTRETINLTPFHHFYWENISIFSEPPDSEHENHQRNTNHHYHSCENINSLIIDTCTQIYRRHFPEDISFRYNNHFIPTPYEVYTYGNIKNMENKVLSRHHCRKPKEHITNSTETYPSSVSDNWTRETINLTPFHHFYWENISIFSEPPDSEHENHQRNTNHHYHSCENINSLIIDTCTQIYRRHFPEDISFRYNNHFIPTLCEAYTYSNIKNMENKNLSRHHCRKPEEHITNSTETHPSSLHSVNDNWTRETINLTLFHHFGWENINVSSEPPDSEHENHQGNTNDHHHSCENINCLIIDTCTQIYRRHFPEDSSFRYNNHFIPTPYEVYTYGNIKNMENKVLSRHHCRKPKEHITNSTETYPSSVSDNWTRETINLTPFHHFYWENISIFSEPPDSEHENHQRNTNHHHHSCENINSLIIDTCTQIYRRHFPEDISFRYNNHFIPTLCEAYTYSNIKNMENKNLSRHHCRKPEEHITNSTETHPSSLHSVNDNWTRETINLTLFHHFGWENINVSSEPPDSEHENHQGNTNHHHHSCENINSLIIDTCTQIYRRHFPEDISFRYNNHFIPTPYEVYTYGNIKNMENKVLSRHHCRKPKEHITNSTETYPSSVSDNWTRETINLTPFHHFYWENISIFSEPPDSEHENHQRNTNHHHHSCENINSLIIDTCTQIYRRHFPEDVSFRYNNHFIPTRCEAYTYSNIKNMENKNLSRHHCRKPEEHITNSTETHPSSLHSVNDNWTRETINLTLFHHFGWENINVSSEPPDSEHENHQGNTNHHHHSCENINSLIIDTCTQIYRRHFPEDISFRYNNHFIPTPYEVYTYSNIKNMENKVLSRHHCRKPKEHITNSTETYPSSVSDNWTRETINLTPFHHFYWENISIFSEPPDSEHENHQRNTNHHYHSCENINSLIIDTCTQIYRRHFPEDISFRYNNHFIPTRCEAYTYSNIKNMENKNLSRHHCRKPEEHITNSTETHPSSVSDNWTRETINLTPFHHFYWENISIFSEPPDSEHENHQGNTNHHHHSCENINCLIIDTCTQIYRRHFPEDISFRYNNHFIPTRCEAYTYSNIKNIRTKRSTDNTIRNTIDKSPFVTGSSSPFTPKASTPWQSSVQSTPFHQFFNSTDIYGFPSSLKQRHKDHRMALY